A genomic window from Fibrobacterota bacterium includes:
- a CDS encoding HD domain-containing protein produces the protein MTPAERAAWEGRFLTFLSREGAKADAAHDLGHVRRVVGSAMDLCPQESADPDIVFAAAWLHDCVAVPKDSPLRSQASRLCAAAASEFLREAGWAPSQIPSIHHAIEAHSFSAGIDPNTVEARVVQDADRLDALGAHGLARCIATGASMGTGLVHPTDPWARDRPLDDVRWSVDHFFAKLFKLPAMMRTEAGRAEAERRAEVLRVFLRELARERGEAAPV, from the coding sequence ATGACGCCAGCGGAACGCGCCGCATGGGAAGGACGCTTTCTGACGTTTCTCTCCCGCGAAGGCGCGAAGGCGGATGCCGCCCATGATCTAGGCCATGTGCGGCGGGTGGTTGGCTCGGCCATGGATCTGTGCCCGCAGGAAAGCGCGGATCCCGACATCGTCTTCGCGGCCGCCTGGCTCCACGACTGCGTGGCGGTTCCCAAGGACTCGCCGTTGCGATCGCAAGCCAGTCGGCTGTGCGCGGCGGCGGCCTCGGAATTCCTGCGCGAGGCGGGCTGGGCGCCAAGTCAGATTCCGTCCATCCATCACGCCATCGAGGCCCACTCCTTTTCCGCAGGGATCGATCCCAACACGGTGGAAGCGCGTGTGGTGCAGGACGCCGATCGTCTGGACGCGCTGGGCGCCCACGGCCTGGCCCGTTGCATCGCCACCGGCGCCAGCATGGGCACCGGCTTGGTGCATCCCACCGACCCTTGGGCCCGCGATCGCCCGTTGGACGACGTGCGTTGGTCGGTGGACCACTTCTTCGCCAAGCTCTTCAAGCTCCCGGCGATGATGCGCACCGAAGCCGGCCGAGCAGAAGCCGAACGGAGAGCGGAGGTGCTGCGCGTGTTCCTCAGGGAACTGGCGCGGGAGCGAGGCGAGGCTGCGCCGGTCTGA
- a CDS encoding alpha/beta hydrolase — translation MSNASPSPLQSRVGKISCLVAILSGVGFCQTRTADQNYVGDGKAYHNLDVYIPTKTADKYPVLIYVYGSAWMSNSGKGSSASAIGNAVLKSGYAVVQPNHRSSSDAKFPAQIQDIKAVVRWVRANAAKYKFDTSFIAISGESSGGHLTALTGTSGGVKSKTVGSATADIEGALGPNTAFSSSVHAAADWFGPTTLVKMDSCGSSMDHSGASSPEGMLLGGATQSMKDLVALANPITYVDAKDPPFFIVHGTSDQTVPLCESHFLDVALRAAGVPSKFTKVSGGGHGTGTTVEPYLGQMVTFLEEARKSGQSGLRARWRPADHIQASGFDALGRKFCQDGPIRPAQPRLAPAPVP, via the coding sequence ATGTCCAACGCCAGCCCATCACCGCTACAGTCCCGCGTGGGGAAGATCTCCTGTCTGGTCGCCATCCTCTCTGGTGTCGGATTCTGTCAGACGCGAACCGCCGACCAGAACTACGTGGGCGACGGCAAGGCCTACCACAACCTGGACGTCTACATCCCCACCAAGACCGCCGACAAGTACCCGGTGTTGATCTACGTGTACGGCAGCGCCTGGATGAGCAACAGCGGGAAGGGTTCCTCGGCGAGCGCGATCGGCAACGCCGTGCTCAAATCCGGCTACGCCGTGGTGCAGCCCAACCATCGTTCCAGCTCCGACGCCAAGTTCCCGGCCCAGATCCAGGACATCAAGGCGGTGGTTCGCTGGGTGCGGGCGAACGCCGCCAAGTACAAGTTCGACACCTCCTTCATCGCCATTTCGGGAGAGTCGTCGGGCGGACACCTGACCGCCTTGACAGGCACCAGCGGCGGAGTGAAGTCCAAGACCGTGGGGTCGGCCACCGCCGACATCGAAGGTGCACTGGGGCCCAATACGGCCTTTTCCAGCTCCGTCCACGCGGCGGCCGACTGGTTCGGGCCCACCACTCTGGTGAAGATGGATTCGTGCGGAAGCAGCATGGACCACAGCGGGGCTTCGTCCCCCGAAGGAATGCTCCTGGGTGGGGCTACCCAGTCCATGAAGGATCTGGTCGCTCTGGCCAACCCCATCACCTACGTGGACGCCAAGGATCCCCCGTTTTTCATCGTGCACGGCACCTCCGACCAGACCGTGCCGCTGTGCGAGAGCCATTTCCTGGACGTGGCCCTGCGCGCGGCCGGCGTGCCCAGCAAGTTCACCAAGGTATCCGGAGGAGGCCACGGTACCGGCACCACGGTGGAACCCTACCTGGGCCAGATGGTCACCTTCCTGGAGGAGGCGCGCAAGAGCGGCCAGTCGGGGCTTCGCGCCCGTTGGCGCCCTGCGGATCACATCCAGGCAAGCGGCTTCGATGCCCTGGGACGCAAATTCTGTCAGGATGGCCCGATCAGACCGGCGCAGCCTCGCCTCGCTCCCGCGCCAGTTCCCTGA
- a CDS encoding TIGR02147 family protein, with protein sequence MRPVFEYLDYRKYLNDSYLERREGDPELSYRRLGEQLGLDGSNFYKIVHGKSHLPVRCQSRVVEFLGLSSREAEYFQLLVAYARERGAKGRAEVLERARRMQDVARKSLESRELLFYRDWWTSVVRSLLEVHEGRAVFEELAANVSPPIPPREAQASFELLVELGLVKRAGSGRWKLSDLHLTAGGEAKAQSVHAYQRQILQLAVESLHRYSKDLRDVSTLTIPVDGPSFEAIGEILRECRRQIQKQAESTAKPDRVMQLAMAFFPVSEIAKERK encoded by the coding sequence ATGAGGCCGGTCTTCGAATACCTGGATTACCGCAAGTACCTCAACGACTCCTATCTGGAGCGTCGGGAAGGCGATCCCGAACTCTCCTACCGGAGACTGGGAGAACAGTTGGGGCTGGACGGCAGCAATTTCTACAAGATCGTCCACGGGAAGAGCCATCTGCCGGTGCGGTGCCAGTCGCGGGTCGTGGAGTTCCTTGGTCTGTCCAGCCGCGAGGCGGAATACTTCCAGCTCTTGGTGGCCTACGCCCGCGAGCGGGGCGCCAAGGGGCGCGCCGAGGTTCTGGAGCGAGCCAGACGGATGCAGGATGTGGCGCGCAAGTCCCTGGAATCGCGCGAACTCCTGTTCTATCGCGACTGGTGGACCTCCGTGGTCCGGTCCCTGCTGGAAGTCCACGAAGGACGGGCGGTCTTCGAGGAATTGGCCGCGAATGTCTCTCCGCCCATCCCGCCTCGGGAAGCCCAGGCATCCTTCGAGCTTTTGGTGGAGCTGGGCCTGGTGAAGCGGGCCGGGTCCGGGAGATGGAAGCTGTCCGACCTCCATTTGACGGCGGGGGGTGAGGCCAAGGCGCAATCGGTGCACGCCTACCAAAGACAAATACTGCAACTTGCCGTGGAGTCGTTGCATCGATACTCCAAGGACCTCCGCGACGTGTCCACCCTCACGATTCCGGTGGATGGCCCATCCTTCGAGGCCATCGGGGAGATCCTGCGCGAGTGTCGCCGCCAGATCCAGAAACAGGCGGAATCCACCGCCAAACCCGATCGCGTGATGCAGCTTGCCATGGCGTTTTTCCCGGTCTCCGAGATCGCCAAGGAGCGCAAATGA
- a CDS encoding MFS transporter, translating to MTSLRSRWASLSPDLRNFLLALATFGFGMSLFDAIFNNFLDARFHLSGFQRTLLEVPREVPGLSVVFVSALLAFLPSRRLVVLASLLSGLGLVLLGTLSSSFYWMMPWLFLYSMGQHLFMPISQAIGMELAKEGKSGKRLGQMSALRNATAIAGSALVFVGFQFFHMSFLTTLLLAAASLLVAGWFFWRMTPDKPQPQKAHLRLHKEYRLYYLLAILFGTRKQLFLTFAPWVLVTIFEQPTSMIARLLTIGGVVGIAIQPLVGKMIDTKGERFALSLEAVLLAFVCAGYALSKDFFPPSVALVLVAVCFLLDQTLMSFNIARSTYLKKIALEPSHITPTLTMAVSIDHIFSISIALLGGLLWRQFGYQAVFIAGIALSAGNWFAARRMRH from the coding sequence ATGACCAGCCTCCGATCGCGATGGGCTTCCCTCTCGCCCGACCTCCGGAACTTCCTCCTGGCGCTGGCCACCTTCGGGTTCGGCATGTCGCTGTTCGACGCCATCTTCAACAACTTCCTGGATGCACGGTTCCATCTGAGCGGATTCCAACGCACCCTTCTGGAAGTGCCGCGCGAGGTGCCGGGGCTCTCCGTGGTGTTCGTGTCCGCCCTCCTGGCATTCCTTCCCTCCCGTCGATTGGTGGTTCTGGCAAGCCTCCTGAGCGGACTCGGGCTGGTGCTGCTGGGCACCTTGTCCAGCTCCTTTTACTGGATGATGCCGTGGCTGTTCCTGTACAGCATGGGACAACATCTGTTCATGCCCATCAGCCAAGCCATCGGGATGGAACTGGCCAAAGAGGGCAAGTCGGGCAAACGACTGGGCCAGATGAGCGCTCTGCGCAACGCCACCGCCATCGCGGGATCCGCGCTTGTGTTCGTGGGATTCCAGTTCTTCCACATGAGCTTTCTCACCACCCTGCTCCTCGCCGCCGCGAGCCTGCTGGTGGCCGGCTGGTTTTTCTGGCGGATGACTCCCGACAAGCCCCAGCCACAGAAGGCCCATCTGCGCCTGCACAAGGAATACCGGCTCTACTACCTGCTGGCGATCCTATTCGGGACGCGCAAGCAATTGTTCCTCACTTTCGCGCCTTGGGTTCTGGTGACCATCTTCGAGCAACCCACTTCGATGATCGCTCGCCTCCTGACCATCGGCGGGGTGGTGGGAATCGCCATCCAGCCTCTGGTGGGAAAGATGATCGACACCAAAGGCGAGCGCTTCGCCCTTTCGCTGGAAGCGGTCCTGTTGGCCTTCGTGTGCGCCGGGTACGCGCTCTCCAAGGATTTCTTTCCGCCCTCGGTGGCCTTGGTGCTGGTGGCTGTTTGTTTCCTGCTGGACCAGACCTTGATGAGTTTCAACATCGCGCGATCCACCTACCTGAAGAAGATCGCCCTGGAGCCATCGCACATCACCCCCACGCTGACCATGGCCGTCAGCATCGATCACATTTTTTCCATCAGCATCGCGCTGTTGGGCGGCTTGCTATGGCGACAATTCGGATATCAGGCGGTGTTCATCGCCGGCATCGCGCTCTCTGCCGGAAATTGGTTCGCCGCCCGTCGCATGCGCCACTGA
- a CDS encoding DUF2167 domain-containing protein, producing MNILPALISLLLAVSGPAPDSGRVSAEDSLDAVLESTLAGLKWQTGKVSLLGGKMELALPKGYRYLDSGETRKVLVDLWGNPPFAADNQLGMVFAPGQEPVGADSWSVVVSYDDQGHVDDKDAASINYDELLTALQKATQESNAERVANGGQSLSLVGWAERPTYDAASKTLFWAKEFGQGSGENRLNYGVRILGREGILSLSAVSRIGKLKEVKVGMKDLFPYAKFTAGNTYADFKTGDKISQAGLSVLVAGGAQVAAKSGFFKVVLGGLLAGKKFALIGLILALGLVFVVYRRFFGKDDVGRFGTDVADSPRPE from the coding sequence ATGAACATTCTCCCTGCGTTGATTTCACTGCTTCTTGCCGTCTCGGGTCCCGCCCCAGATTCCGGCAGGGTGTCGGCGGAAGATTCGCTGGACGCCGTGCTGGAATCCACCTTGGCGGGCCTGAAATGGCAGACCGGCAAGGTCTCGCTGTTGGGCGGAAAGATGGAGTTGGCGCTCCCTAAAGGATATCGGTACCTGGATTCTGGAGAAACCCGCAAGGTGCTGGTGGACCTGTGGGGGAATCCTCCGTTTGCCGCCGACAACCAACTGGGCATGGTGTTCGCCCCCGGACAAGAGCCGGTCGGTGCCGATTCCTGGTCGGTGGTGGTGTCCTACGACGACCAAGGCCATGTGGACGACAAGGACGCGGCCTCCATCAACTACGACGAGTTGCTGACCGCCCTGCAGAAAGCGACACAGGAATCCAATGCCGAGCGTGTGGCCAATGGCGGACAATCCTTGAGCTTGGTGGGCTGGGCGGAGCGCCCCACCTACGATGCCGCGTCCAAGACGCTGTTCTGGGCCAAGGAGTTCGGGCAGGGTTCCGGCGAAAATCGTCTCAACTATGGCGTGCGGATCCTGGGGCGTGAGGGGATCTTGAGCTTGAGTGCGGTCAGTCGCATCGGCAAGCTCAAAGAGGTGAAGGTGGGCATGAAGGACCTCTTCCCGTATGCCAAGTTCACTGCGGGCAACACGTATGCCGACTTCAAGACCGGCGACAAGATTTCCCAGGCGGGGTTGTCTGTTTTGGTGGCCGGAGGTGCACAAGTCGCGGCGAAGTCGGGCTTCTTCAAGGTCGTGCTCGGAGGATTGCTGGCCGGGAAGAAGTTCGCGTTGATCGGACTGATTCTGGCGTTGGGATTGGTGTTCGTGGTCTATCGCCGGTTTTTCGGAAAAGACGACGTGGGACGATTCGGGACCGACGTGGCGGATTCGCCAAGACCGGAGTGA
- the polA gene encoding DNA polymerase I, which produces MALAYRSFYALMRTGMRSPDGRPTTAVHGFAHALLRVVETRSPTHMAIARDLPGPTFRHDDYPLYKAQRQPMPDDLRAQIPLVEELAASCGLPLVSKERHEADDVMATYTRLAKAEGIPVFLMTRDKDLMQLVCDGVRLYDPGRGSERPEEIDPDWVRAKFGVGPAQVRDWLALVGDASDNVPGVPKVGEKTATELLSLYPDIETIYANLDTIGEKKKAVRKNLEEGRESMRLSRHLVTLVDNLDLPSVSSLEFKGLDIPRMRQFMSDLGMRTLVAQLDKLAGGAPARASHPETQGLDLFSQAGEDPAPTAPEAKPAANLQILSDDSDISFCTGILRSVDKVALSPWLSETGVLLGMGLSWSEGIGRFLPTPDGVLPDALRSLLSDASRRWIAHDSKLLRRTLGAHGLEVAGVVEDVQLAAYLMAPGDRALAMERIAQARATRVLRSREDILGGARNRRKASEIPQEELCAHAAGAAEAMFISWEKLSALLAKENLDGIYRTLELPLSAILRRMEDQGICLDKDLFASLGQELTTTIADLEKRCQELAGKEFNVGSPRQLAEILFDHLGLKAGRKTETGQRSTDSDTLESLKAEHALPGLVLEHREVTKLLGTYVEPLPLLADNQGRVHTTFHQTVAATGRLSSMDPNLQNIPIRGELGRRIRGGFIASPGHVLVSADYSQIELRLLAHLSGDDVLREVYRAGEDVHARTAARVHGVAPAEVTPDQRRAAKVVNFGVVYGMGPHALAQQTGLPYAEAKRFIEGYFAAYPRVKPYMEEVLEAARRDGYVSTLLGRKRWIREINDKNRVFRERAEREAVNTPVQGSAADLVKLAMLAVDESIRQGLPARQLLQVHDELVLECPTESAQSVAAEVKRRMEGAMELSIPLVVETGIGPNWGAAH; this is translated from the coding sequence ATGGCTCTAGCATACCGTTCTTTTTACGCGTTGATGCGCACGGGAATGCGTTCCCCCGACGGAAGACCCACCACGGCCGTCCACGGATTCGCCCACGCGTTGCTTCGGGTGGTGGAAACACGCTCTCCCACCCACATGGCCATCGCCCGGGATCTGCCCGGCCCCACTTTCCGTCACGACGACTATCCGCTCTACAAGGCCCAGCGCCAGCCGATGCCGGACGACCTGCGCGCGCAGATCCCGCTGGTGGAAGAACTCGCCGCGTCTTGCGGCCTGCCCTTGGTCTCCAAGGAACGCCACGAGGCGGACGACGTGATGGCCACCTACACGCGCCTGGCCAAGGCCGAGGGCATTCCTGTCTTTCTGATGACCCGCGACAAGGACCTGATGCAATTGGTCTGCGACGGGGTTCGCCTCTACGATCCCGGCCGCGGCAGCGAACGTCCGGAAGAGATCGATCCCGATTGGGTGCGCGCCAAGTTCGGCGTGGGCCCGGCGCAAGTGCGCGATTGGCTCGCCTTGGTGGGCGACGCCTCCGACAACGTTCCTGGTGTGCCCAAGGTGGGCGAAAAGACCGCCACCGAACTGTTGTCGCTCTACCCCGACATCGAGACCATCTACGCGAATCTGGACACCATCGGCGAGAAGAAGAAGGCCGTCCGCAAGAACCTGGAAGAGGGACGCGAATCGATGCGCCTCTCGCGCCACCTGGTGACCCTGGTGGACAACCTCGATCTTCCCTCCGTATCGTCGCTGGAGTTCAAGGGCCTGGACATCCCCCGGATGCGCCAGTTCATGTCCGACCTGGGGATGCGAACCCTCGTGGCCCAGCTAGACAAGCTCGCCGGCGGCGCCCCGGCGCGCGCGAGCCATCCGGAGACGCAAGGGCTGGATCTTTTCTCGCAGGCGGGAGAGGATCCCGCTCCGACCGCCCCGGAAGCCAAGCCCGCAGCGAACCTGCAGATTCTGTCCGACGACTCCGACATTTCCTTCTGCACCGGAATCCTTCGGTCGGTGGACAAGGTCGCGCTCTCACCCTGGCTCTCCGAAACCGGAGTCTTGTTGGGAATGGGATTGTCGTGGAGCGAAGGGATCGGTCGATTTCTGCCGACTCCGGACGGCGTCCTCCCCGACGCGTTGCGGAGCCTCCTTTCCGACGCATCGCGGCGTTGGATCGCCCATGATTCCAAGCTCCTGCGCCGTACGCTGGGCGCGCACGGCCTGGAAGTGGCGGGCGTGGTGGAGGATGTCCAACTGGCCGCCTACCTCATGGCTCCCGGCGATCGCGCCCTGGCCATGGAGCGGATCGCCCAGGCGCGCGCAACCCGCGTGCTCCGCTCGCGGGAAGATATTCTGGGTGGAGCCAGAAATCGGCGCAAGGCATCCGAGATCCCCCAGGAGGAACTCTGCGCGCACGCGGCCGGTGCCGCCGAGGCCATGTTCATCTCCTGGGAGAAGCTCTCTGCGCTCTTGGCCAAGGAAAATTTGGACGGCATCTACCGCACATTGGAACTTCCGCTCTCCGCGATCCTGCGGCGCATGGAAGACCAGGGCATCTGCCTGGACAAGGACCTGTTCGCATCGTTGGGTCAGGAATTGACCACCACCATCGCGGATCTGGAAAAGCGCTGCCAGGAACTGGCCGGCAAGGAATTCAACGTGGGATCGCCCCGCCAGCTGGCGGAGATCCTGTTCGACCACCTGGGCCTCAAAGCGGGCCGCAAGACAGAGACCGGCCAACGCTCGACAGATTCCGACACACTGGAAAGCTTGAAGGCCGAACACGCCCTCCCTGGGCTGGTGTTGGAGCATCGCGAAGTGACCAAGCTGCTGGGCACCTACGTGGAGCCCTTGCCGCTTCTTGCTGACAATCAAGGCCGTGTGCACACCACCTTCCACCAGACGGTGGCCGCCACGGGCCGCTTGTCCAGCATGGATCCCAACCTCCAGAACATCCCCATCCGCGGAGAACTGGGCAGACGCATCCGCGGCGGATTCATCGCCTCCCCCGGCCACGTTCTGGTGTCGGCGGACTATTCCCAGATCGAGCTGCGCCTGTTGGCGCACCTTTCCGGCGACGACGTCTTGCGCGAAGTCTACCGCGCCGGCGAAGACGTCCACGCCCGCACGGCAGCGCGTGTCCACGGCGTGGCCCCAGCCGAAGTGACCCCTGACCAACGCCGCGCGGCGAAGGTGGTGAATTTTGGTGTGGTCTACGGCATGGGCCCTCATGCCCTCGCCCAACAGACCGGACTTCCCTACGCGGAGGCCAAACGGTTCATCGAAGGGTATTTCGCGGCCTATCCGCGTGTGAAGCCCTACATGGAAGAAGTCCTGGAAGCCGCCCGTCGCGACGGCTACGTGTCCACGCTTCTCGGGCGAAAGCGCTGGATCCGCGAGATCAACGACAAGAACCGCGTGTTCCGCGAACGGGCCGAGCGCGAAGCGGTGAACACCCCGGTGCAGGGAAGCGCGGCGGACCTGGTGAAACTGGCCATGCTCGCCGTGGACGAATCCATCCGCCAAGGCCTACCCGCCCGGCAGCTGCTGCAAGTCCACGACGAACTGGTCCTGGAATGCCCGACAGAATCTGCCCAATCCGTGGCCGCCGAGGTCAAGCGCCGGATGGAGGGAGCCATGGAGCTTTCCATCCCGCTGGTGGTGGAAACGGGAATCGGCCCCAACTGGGGGGCGGCGCACTAG
- a CDS encoding ATP-binding protein, with protein sequence MTVARIAVGHLRDLVKTHPVVLVTGARQVGKTTLLTSLFPKAPYLTLDDPTLAESAEAAPQEFLAGLADGTILDEVQYVPGLFRYIKAWVDRDRRPGRLLLTGSQKFSLMQGVSESLAGRVGLLDLGGFTREELEADGRKTNLPELVWKGGFPALHAEPNQAPHLWLPSYVATYLERDVRNLLSVHNLRDFARFLRVLALRSGQMLNFADLSRDVGISPNTVRSWFSVLETSGLVVSVEPWFRNQTKRIIRTPKSYMTDTGLLCHLLGISSPSQMQASPHWGAIWETWAFAQIHGWFRNRGHVSSPIHWWRDVQGNEVDFVVESPRGLVAVECKARESGKDGDAKGMDAFAKSIGSETFERAWFLTASRAHARKGGGNVVNGSGLDRIFAP encoded by the coding sequence ATGACGGTTGCCAGAATCGCAGTGGGACACCTTCGGGACTTGGTAAAGACGCATCCAGTGGTGCTGGTGACCGGAGCACGCCAGGTGGGCAAGACCACGCTCCTCACCAGCCTGTTTCCCAAGGCACCCTACCTCACCTTGGATGATCCCACATTGGCGGAGTCCGCCGAGGCTGCGCCTCAGGAATTTTTGGCGGGTCTCGCCGACGGAACCATTCTGGACGAGGTTCAATACGTCCCGGGATTGTTTCGGTACATCAAGGCGTGGGTGGATCGCGATCGGCGGCCGGGTCGGCTTCTCCTCACGGGAAGCCAGAAGTTCAGTCTGATGCAAGGGGTTTCCGAGTCATTGGCGGGTCGGGTCGGATTGTTGGATCTGGGGGGATTCACGCGCGAAGAGCTGGAAGCGGATGGCCGAAAAACGAATCTTCCAGAGCTGGTTTGGAAGGGCGGTTTCCCGGCGTTGCACGCCGAACCCAACCAGGCGCCGCACCTGTGGCTTCCCAGCTATGTGGCGACCTATCTGGAACGCGATGTTCGCAATCTTTTGTCTGTGCACAACCTGCGCGATTTCGCCCGTTTCCTGCGCGTGTTGGCGTTGCGATCGGGCCAGATGTTGAATTTCGCCGATCTTTCCCGCGATGTCGGGATATCGCCCAACACGGTCCGATCCTGGTTTTCCGTGTTGGAGACCTCGGGATTGGTGGTGTCGGTGGAGCCGTGGTTTCGAAACCAGACCAAGCGCATCATCCGCACCCCGAAGTCATACATGACAGATACTGGTCTGCTCTGCCATCTTCTGGGGATTTCCTCGCCCTCGCAGATGCAGGCCTCGCCGCATTGGGGGGCGATCTGGGAAACATGGGCCTTCGCCCAGATCCACGGTTGGTTTCGCAATCGCGGACATGTGAGCTCCCCCATCCATTGGTGGAGGGATGTCCAAGGCAACGAAGTGGATTTCGTGGTGGAGTCGCCGCGGGGACTGGTGGCGGTGGAATGCAAGGCGCGCGAATCCGGAAAGGATGGCGACGCCAAAGGGATGGATGCATTCGCGAAAAGCATCGGGTCCGAAACCTTCGAGCGCGCGTGGTTTCTGACCGCTTCGCGAGCCCATGCACGCAAGGGCGGAGGCAATGTGGTGAACGGATCCGGACTCGACCGGATTTTTGCGCCCTAG
- a CDS encoding GNAT family N-acetyltransferase, with protein MGIELNTRTGADLAMALERVVEMRIRLFSEYPYLYVGVPEYEKEYFEAFQAKSGAMVVEALVDGAFAGLATAIPLAQDKYILKPARQLLADAGLDPAALFYLGELLVEPSFQGRGVGSALLEAVRAEGKRLGFAHCCLMAVDRPLDHPSRPRHFGMPVPLWAKAGFRALKGRAFFEYPTRLPGGNVATIPNPMVFWRD; from the coding sequence CATGGCCCTTGAAAGGGTGGTGGAGATGCGCATCCGCCTGTTTTCCGAATACCCGTACCTGTATGTGGGTGTCCCGGAATACGAGAAGGAATACTTCGAGGCTTTCCAGGCCAAATCGGGGGCGATGGTGGTGGAGGCTCTGGTGGACGGTGCTTTCGCGGGACTCGCCACGGCGATCCCCTTGGCGCAGGACAAGTACATCCTCAAGCCGGCCAGACAATTATTGGCAGATGCAGGCCTGGATCCGGCCGCCCTGTTCTATCTGGGCGAACTGCTGGTGGAGCCCTCCTTCCAAGGCCGTGGCGTGGGAAGCGCCTTGCTCGAGGCCGTGCGCGCGGAAGGAAAACGATTGGGCTTCGCGCATTGCTGCCTGATGGCGGTGGATCGCCCGTTGGACCATCCGTCGCGTCCCCGGCACTTTGGCATGCCGGTGCCGCTGTGGGCCAAGGCAGGGTTCCGGGCCCTCAAGGGTAGGGCGTTCTTTGAATACCCAACCCGTCTGCCGGGTGGAAACGTGGCCACCATTCCCAATCCAATGGTGTTTTGGCGGGATTGA